Proteins from a single region of Streptomyces spinoverrucosus:
- a CDS encoding alpha-mannosidase produces MHDDRSLVEARLRRVLEERVRPAVYPESVPLDVAVWHAPDEPVPVAEGLAAEPRPVEVGARWGAPWGTSWFRVTGTVPEAWAGKTVEALLDLGFDENMPGFQCEGLVYRPDGTPVKGLNPRNQWVRIGAPVEGGEEVRLHIEAASNPVILGHHPFRPTELGDKETAGSAPQYTLTRMDLAVFDETVWQLVTDLEVLGELMAELPADSARRWEILRAVEGALDAIDLQDVNGTAARARSRLTDVLSSPASPSAHRISAVGHAHIDSAWLWPLRETVRKVARTTANMTALLDDEPDFVFAMSQAQQWAWVKEHRPEVWARVKKAVADGRFVPAGGMWVESDTNLPGSEAMARQFVHGKRFFLDEFGIDNEEAWLPDTFGFAAGLPQIIKAAGSKYLLTQKISWSRTNKFPHHTFAWEGIDGTRIFTHFPPVDTYNCSMKGSELAHAARNFRDKGNARHSLAPSGWGDGGGGTTREMVARAARLRDLEGSPTVTWETPAAFFAKAEAEYPHPPVWVGELYLELHRATLTSQAKTKQGNRRSEHLLREAELWAATAAVRTGFPYPYDELDRVWKTVLLHQFHDILPGSSIAWVHREARATYERIAGELNAIIDAAQRALAGEGQRELVFNAAPHSRRGIPAGGAGVRVAEGATSVSPREEGGYVLDNGLLRIGIDDRGLVVSVYDIEADRETVAPGRVAGLLQLHPDFPNMWDAWDVDEFYRNTVTDLTGLDEITPGEDGASVRIVRSFGASRVTQVLSLPPGERRLVLDTEVDWHETEKFLKLAFPLDVHAERYASETQFGHFHRPTHTNTSWEAAKFEACNHRFVHLEEPGWGVAVVNDSTYGHDVTRAVRTDGDGGTTTTVRVSLLRAPRFPDPETDQGVHRFRHALVPGAGIGDAVREGWRINLPERVTTGAQDVAPLVTVDQDAVVITAVKLADDGSGDVVVRFHEAHGGRARATLTAGFEVTGVTVTDLLERPLPEAAAPVVDGERMTVRLRPFELVTLRLRRGQA; encoded by the coding sequence CTTCCAGTGCGAGGGCCTGGTCTACCGGCCCGACGGCACGCCGGTGAAGGGCCTGAACCCACGCAACCAGTGGGTGCGCATCGGCGCGCCCGTCGAGGGCGGTGAGGAGGTGCGGCTGCACATCGAGGCCGCCTCCAACCCGGTCATCCTCGGCCACCACCCCTTCCGGCCGACCGAACTGGGCGACAAGGAGACCGCGGGCAGCGCCCCGCAGTACACCCTCACCCGCATGGACCTGGCCGTCTTCGACGAGACGGTGTGGCAGCTGGTGACCGACCTGGAGGTGCTCGGCGAGCTGATGGCCGAGCTGCCCGCCGACTCGGCCCGCCGCTGGGAGATCCTGCGGGCGGTGGAGGGGGCGCTGGACGCGATCGACCTCCAGGACGTCAACGGGACGGCGGCGCGGGCCCGTTCCCGCCTCACCGACGTCCTGTCCAGCCCCGCCTCACCCTCCGCGCACCGGATCAGCGCCGTCGGCCACGCCCATATCGACTCGGCGTGGCTGTGGCCGCTGCGCGAGACCGTCCGCAAGGTGGCCCGTACCACCGCCAACATGACCGCACTGCTGGACGACGAGCCGGACTTCGTGTTCGCCATGTCCCAGGCACAGCAGTGGGCGTGGGTGAAGGAGCACCGGCCCGAGGTGTGGGCGCGGGTGAAGAAGGCGGTGGCGGACGGACGGTTCGTACCCGCCGGTGGGATGTGGGTGGAGTCGGACACCAACCTGCCCGGCTCGGAGGCGATGGCCCGGCAGTTCGTGCACGGCAAGCGGTTCTTCCTCGACGAGTTCGGCATCGACAACGAGGAGGCCTGGCTGCCCGACACCTTCGGCTTCGCCGCCGGGCTGCCGCAGATCATCAAGGCGGCGGGCTCCAAGTACCTGCTGACGCAGAAGATCTCCTGGTCCCGCACCAACAAGTTCCCGCACCACACCTTCGCCTGGGAAGGCATCGACGGCACCCGGATCTTCACCCACTTCCCGCCCGTCGACACCTACAACTGCTCCATGAAGGGCAGCGAACTCGCCCACGCCGCCCGCAACTTCAGGGACAAGGGCAACGCCCGCCACTCCCTCGCCCCCTCAGGCTGGGGCGACGGAGGTGGTGGCACCACCCGCGAGATGGTCGCCCGGGCGGCCCGGCTGCGCGACCTCGAAGGCTCCCCGACCGTCACCTGGGAGACCCCGGCGGCCTTCTTCGCCAAGGCCGAGGCCGAGTACCCCCATCCGCCCGTCTGGGTCGGCGAGCTCTACCTCGAACTCCACCGCGCCACCCTCACCAGCCAGGCCAAGACCAAGCAGGGCAACCGGCGCAGCGAACACCTGCTGCGGGAGGCCGAACTGTGGGCCGCGACCGCCGCCGTCCGCACGGGATTCCCCTATCCGTACGACGAGCTGGACCGCGTCTGGAAGACGGTGCTGCTGCACCAGTTCCACGACATCCTGCCCGGCTCGTCCATCGCCTGGGTGCACCGCGAGGCGCGCGCGACCTATGAGCGGATCGCCGGCGAGCTGAACGCGATCATCGACGCGGCCCAGCGGGCGCTGGCGGGGGAGGGGCAGCGAGAGCTGGTCTTCAACGCCGCGCCGCACAGCAGGCGGGGCATCCCCGCGGGCGGTGCCGGTGTTCGGGTCGCGGAAGGGGCGACGTCGGTGAGCCCTCGCGAGGAGGGCGGGTACGTCCTGGACAACGGCCTGCTGCGGATCGGGATCGACGACCGGGGCCTTGTCGTCTCCGTGTACGACATCGAGGCCGACCGCGAGACCGTCGCCCCGGGCCGGGTCGCGGGCCTTCTCCAGCTCCACCCCGACTTCCCGAACATGTGGGACGCCTGGGACGTCGACGAGTTCTACCGCAACACCGTCACCGACCTGACCGGTCTCGACGAGATCACCCCGGGTGAGGACGGCGCGTCGGTGCGGATCGTACGGTCCTTCGGCGCGTCGCGTGTCACGCAGGTGCTGTCGCTGCCGCCGGGGGAGCGGCGGCTGGTGCTGGACACGGAGGTCGACTGGCACGAGACGGAGAAGTTCCTCAAGCTCGCCTTCCCGCTCGACGTGCACGCCGAACGGTACGCCTCCGAGACGCAGTTCGGGCACTTCCACCGGCCCACGCACACCAACACCTCATGGGAGGCCGCCAAGTTCGAGGCCTGCAACCACCGCTTCGTCCACCTGGAGGAACCCGGCTGGGGCGTCGCCGTCGTCAACGACTCCACGTACGGGCACGACGTGACCCGCGCCGTCCGCACCGACGGCGACGGCGGTACGACCACCACGGTCCGGGTCTCCCTGCTGCGCGCCCCGCGCTTCCCGGACCCCGAGACGGACCAGGGCGTGCACCGTTTCCGGCACGCCCTCGTGCCCGGCGCGGGCATCGGCGACGCGGTGCGGGAGGGGTGGCGGATCAACCTGCCCGAGCGCGTGACGACCGGCGCTCAGGACGTCGCGCCGCTCGTCACGGTCGACCAGGACGCCGTTGTGATCACGGCCGTCAAGCTGGCCGACGACGGCAGCGGTGACGTGGTGGTCCGCTTCCACGAGGCTCACGGCGGCCGGGCCCGGGCCACGCTCACCGCCGGCTTCGAGGTCACCGGCGTCACGGTCACCGACCTGCTGGAACGCCCGCTGCCGGAGGCCGCCGCGCCCGTGGTCGACGGCGAGCGGATGACCGTACGCCTGCGTCCCTTCGAGCTGGTCACCCTCCGGCTGCGGCGAGGTCAGGCGTAG